In Vibrio sp. 10N, the following proteins share a genomic window:
- the rpsD gene encoding 30S ribosomal protein S4, with amino-acid sequence MARYLGPKLKLSRREGTDLFLKSGVRAIDTKCKIDNAPGVHGARRGRLSEYGVQLREKQKVRRIYGVLEKQFRNYYKEAARLKGNTGENLLQLLEGRLDNVVYRMGFGATRAEARQLVSHKAILVNGNVVNVPSFKITANDVVSIREKAKQQARIKAALEVAEQREKPTWIEVDAGKMEGTFKRMPERSDLSADINEHLIVELYSK; translated from the coding sequence ATGGCAAGATATTTGGGTCCTAAGCTGAAGCTTAGCCGTCGCGAAGGTACAGACTTATTCCTTAAGTCAGGCGTACGCGCGATCGATACCAAGTGTAAAATCGATAACGCACCAGGTGTACACGGCGCTCGTCGCGGTCGTCTATCTGAGTATGGCGTTCAGCTTCGTGAGAAGCAAAAAGTTCGTCGTATCTACGGCGTTCTAGAAAAACAATTCCGTAACTACTACAAAGAAGCAGCTCGCCTTAAAGGCAACACGGGTGAAAACCTACTTCAGCTTCTTGAAGGTCGTCTAGATAACGTAGTTTACCGCATGGGCTTTGGTGCAACTCGCGCAGAAGCACGTCAGCTAGTTAGCCACAAAGCTATCCTAGTTAACGGTAATGTTGTAAACGTTCCTTCATTCAAAATTACGGCTAACGACGTTGTTTCTATCCGCGAGAAGGCTAAACAGCAAGCTCGTATTAAAGCGGCTCTAGAAGTTGCTGAACAACGCGAAAAACCAACTTGGATTGAAGTAGATGCTGGCAAGATGGAAGGTACATTCAAGCGTATGCCTGAGCGTTCAGATCTATCTGCTGACATTAACGAACACTTGATCGTCGAGCTTTACTCTAAGTAA
- a CDS encoding DNA-directed RNA polymerase subunit alpha translates to MQGSVTEFLKPRLVDIEQVSTTHAKVTLEPLERGFGHTLGNALRRILLSSMPGCAVTEVEIEGVLHEYSTKEGVQEDILEILLNLKGLAVRVAEGKDEVFITLNKSGSGPVVAGDITHDGDVEIANPEHVICHLTDDNAEISMRIKVERGRGYVPASARIHTEEDERPIGRLLVDATYSPVDKIAYAVEAARVEQRTDLDKLVIDMETNGTLEPEEAIRRAATILAEQLDAFVDLRDVRVPEEKEEKPEFDPILLRPVDDLELTVRSANCLKAEAIHYIGDLVQRTEVELLKTPNLGKKSLTEIKDVLASRGLSLGMRLENWPPASIAED, encoded by the coding sequence ATGCAGGGTTCTGTAACAGAATTTCTTAAGCCACGTCTTGTTGACATCGAACAAGTTAGCACGACACACGCAAAAGTAACTCTTGAGCCATTAGAGCGTGGCTTTGGTCACACTCTAGGTAATGCGCTTCGCCGTATTTTGCTTTCGTCAATGCCAGGTTGTGCAGTGACTGAAGTTGAAATCGAAGGCGTTCTGCACGAGTACAGCACTAAAGAGGGCGTTCAAGAAGATATCCTAGAGATCCTTCTTAACTTGAAAGGCCTAGCTGTTCGCGTTGCTGAAGGCAAAGATGAAGTGTTTATTACACTGAACAAATCAGGCTCAGGCCCTGTTGTTGCAGGTGACATCACCCATGATGGTGATGTAGAGATCGCTAACCCAGAACACGTTATTTGTCACCTAACGGATGACAACGCTGAGATTTCTATGCGAATCAAAGTTGAACGTGGTCGTGGTTATGTTCCAGCTTCAGCTCGTATCCATACTGAAGAAGATGAGCGTCCAATCGGTCGTTTGCTTGTTGACGCGACTTACAGCCCAGTAGACAAAATTGCCTACGCTGTAGAAGCGGCACGTGTTGAGCAACGTACTGACCTAGACAAGCTCGTTATCGATATGGAAACGAACGGTACTCTAGAACCTGAGGAAGCTATCCGTCGCGCAGCTACTATCCTAGCTGAGCAGTTGGATGCATTCGTAGATCTTCGTGATGTACGTGTTCCTGAGGAGAAGGAAGAGAAGCCGGAGTTCGATCCTATTCTACTGCGTCCTGTAGACGATCTTGAACTAACAGTTCGCTCTGCTAACTGTCTAAAAGCAGAAGCGATTCACTACATCGGTGATCTTGTACAGCGTACTGAGGTTGAGCTACTTAAAACGCCAAACCTTGGTAAAAAATCTCTTACTGAGATTAAAGACGTACTTGCATCACGTGGTCTGTCTCTGGGCATGCGCCTAGAAAACTGGCCACCAGCGTCTATCGCTGAAGATTAA
- the rplQ gene encoding 50S ribosomal protein L17 gives MRHRKSGRQLNRNSSHRKAMFSNMASSLVRHEVIKTTLPKAKELRRVVEPLITLAKTDSVANRRLAFARTRDNEVVAKLFNELGPRFAARQGGYTRILKAGFRAGDKAPMAYIELVDRPEASEEAAAE, from the coding sequence ATGCGCCATCGTAAGAGTGGTCGTCAACTCAACCGCAACAGCAGCCATCGCAAAGCGATGTTCAGCAATATGGCTAGCTCTCTTGTACGTCATGAAGTAATCAAGACTACATTGCCTAAAGCAAAAGAGCTACGCCGCGTAGTTGAGCCTTTGATTACACTAGCTAAGACTGACAGTGTTGCTAACCGTCGTCTAGCATTTGCACGTACTCGTGATAACGAAGTAGTTGCGAAACTATTCAACGAACTAGGTCCACGTTTTGCTGCTCGTCAGGGCGGTTACACTCGTATCCTAAAAGCTGGCTTCCGTGCTGGCGATAAAGCTCCAATGGCTTACATTGAGCTAGTTGATCGCCCAGAAGCATCTGAAGAAGCTGCTGCTGAGTAA